gcaggggtaaggctgcgtacactgTGATGACCCTCCCCCTACCCTTGCAAAGCAGGGATCCTTGTCCCTTGTGGCTCGGAATgccttttttaatttattatcatcatcatcattattattttgcAACAAGAGTTTGTAATTACAGGTTATAACCTTGAGCAAACTCCATATATGCATAAATAGGCAAGCAGAAGTGTCAGATTTCGCAAGGAAAGATTGTCTTCCTCCAGGTACTCGTCCTAGACACAACACAAACAAACAATTATTCAAACAATACAAACCATGAAAAAGTAAATATTTGCACAAGTAATTATGCCATCCAACATTAATGGCTCATGCAACTAAATATTAAAAACTGTTATCTACTAAGTTCATCATTAATAGtacaaattattttcaatagtatATAATTTAATCACTCTTCAAGTTGGTTCGATGCACCTCAAAGGATTTGGCAAGGGAAGCAACAAGATTAGCACTGAAGTCGATCCCAACTAAACAAGCCATACCAGCAACAAAAGCTGCAAAAACAGCAGCATACCTTCAAAGAGATATAAAGATAAAAACATTAATTTAAAGTCCAACCATAAATGCAAGGAAAAGAGAACCAGAAAATAGAACCAACTTTATATTGAACTGTATATCAAAATAACATACGCAACCAATATCATCAAGCTATCAAGCAAAGCATGGTGTCGTCTTCAAATGTTACAAAAATTAAGAAATAGCTTTTAACGGTCAGTTTATGTAATGAAGATTccaaggagaaaaaaaaaatattcaaccagTATATGCCTAGCCACTAAGAAATGGACAGCATTGATCTGCCATCACCAAGCACTCCAAACAAATGGAGAAACAGGGTATTCTTAAGACATGTCAGTATTCTAACCTTGCTAAACAATTTCCTACAACTGCAATGCCCTAAGCCTCAGGTAGCAATGGCCTGAAAACTATATCAACCTGGGTAAAGAAAGAGGCAGACATTTCCAAGTAACAATCTCAGTAAACCAAAACAAAATGCCACTCAACAATCTAATGCTTAAATCTACATCATCGGACATCCAGACACTTCTTTATTTGATGATAGGGGCAGTTCTGCCAGGTTGATAATTTCACAGCAAAgcttcatttttcaaaatattgaaaGTGAACATATAAACCTAACTTTCCAAAATATCTCATTTCCTCTATCTTTTTAGTCAAAATTTACTTGCAAAAGTAAAAACACAATGTTAAAAcaaaaaaagaggaagaaaataaaTCTTATTAGGAGAAAAAAATAAACCAAACAAACTAAGACTCCACATCCTTTAAAATCAATTGTCCAAAAGATTTCTACCACCCCAACCCCAAAACTTGTCTGAAATTTAATTCTTAATTTACTGATGACAAATACTATGACAACATTGAGAAAAAACTTTATTCCCACTTAAAGAACATAGTCGAGCCAATATTGCAAACTTCTACTCGTAAAACTCAGTTTTTAAACTCAAATTCAAAGACCTTTGGACATTGGCACGCACGTGCATGGGGAGGGGGAGTGTGAGGATGTGGGGAATTCAAACACAAGCCCAAGCTCTAAAAATACTGCTCAACAAGAACAAAGCAGCATATTGAAACCATTATCAAATTTAAGATCAAATGGAATAAAGATTCAACACAGTAACACAATGACGAAGCAAATTAACACATTTTTGGTAAGCCAAGCATAGCAGCACCTATACAAGATAAGGGAAGGGCGGCTATGATGGTTCGGGCACACGCATTGTACCCAAATGATACTCCAGTGATAGGCATTGATTTAGTTGATGCCGTAGTTGCACGGGGTGTATAGACCTAGAATAGGTTGGACCAAGATAGTAAATAACACAAAATGGCAAAAAAGGATTCACGTAGTCAAGATCATCTAGTGGAATTTAAGGGTTAGTTTGTTATTGTTGTTTCCATATAGTGATAAACTTTTATTTgtcaaaagaaaaattaaaacaggTAATAAGAAATATACTAAGAGACAAGTAAAACACTAATTCCATGCAACAAGTCATATTTGTGAACAGGATCATCAGTccgaaataaaaataatgaaaaataacaaGTCCAAGCTGTAAAAGTGCTGCTCAACAAGAACGAAAAACTCAATATTTAAACCATTAACAAATTTAAAACCAGATGGAAGAGAGATTCAACATATTAACACTAAAAGATAAACTAAAGGATTGACACATTTTTGGTAAGCCAGGCATAGCACGTACAAGATACGATCAGGGAAGAGCAGGTCATTCAGATACATGCAGTGTAGCACAGATGTTACATCAGGGAGAGGGATTGATTTAGTTGATGTTGTAGTCAGAGGGGATGTATAGACCTAGAATAGGTGACACCAAAATGGCAAAAAAGGATTCACATAGTCCAAGTCATCTAGTCAAATTTAGGGATTAGTTTGTCATGGCTGTCGTTGTTACAGTGATAAACTTTCGTTTgtcaaaagaaaaattaaaaccaGTAATGAGAAATATATCAAGAGAGAAGGGAAACACACTCCATGCAGCAAGTCATATTTGTGTACAGGATCATCAATCTGAATTAAATATATGCAAGCTTCATAAAGGAAAAATGATAACAGAAACAAAGCAACTCTTAACTGTTCATTGCCGCGAGGACCTCCAGAACATGATGCCAAAACCTCCTTGCTGATAATCTGAGAACCAGCAATGCGACTAACAGACTGCAAATGGGTAAAATTAGAACAACGGACGCAAAAAGTACAAGATCATCAACTGCATGATTCTGTCGAACATAATTTACTCGAACAAATAAGATTTAACCTACACTTTCAATATTTTTTCCCTAATTGACAAATTGGATATCTAACTTCGAAGGCAACTGCACAGCACGACCTACCACAAGTGGGAGTATAAAGTTCTATCAAGAAAGTTAAGTTGGCCAAAAGGTCAAGTCAACTAGTTTATCGATCAATTGTTCAATTCTGTGGTACATAATACCATCACAATATCAGCAACAACTTCATCTGTATGACCCATCCATAGTACAGCATAATTCTAATATtccatttattatttaaatatacgGTATAATTTGGTATTTGTAGtccattaaaataataatatggcGTACTTTAACAAGAAGGCAAGATGAAAAGATTGGAGACTTGGACTAGaccaaaaaaaatcaaattaaatgcAGAAACAAAATTTAAAACAATAAGCTATAAAAAGAAGAATGTCATACATGAAAGATAGTGGACATTTCCTGTGTAATTGATTCCACATTAGATTCGGACAGCTTATTCAAAAGACCTGGAAAAGTAAATTTCACAAATTAAGTCTCACTGAAGCTGACTATAAGATGCCATTAATTTaaacagagaactcaattttcaTACCTCGTACCCGTCTACGAATTTGTGAATGGCCTAAATCATCTCCTTCACGAGATCTCATGTGAGGAGCTACATATTTGGCATTTTTCTCCAATACAGTAACCTCGTCAAGAACATTTTCCAATGCCCCCTCCACGTGACAGGCTTCCATAGGATTAGATACTCCAATTGCTGCTTCCACACCCAGTTCCTGCTCTGACAGCTCTCCCTTATTACCACTCACATCAACTTCTCGTCTGTGCATCTTCTTCTTGGGTTTCACCTCATTACCTAGTCCTTGCTGTGATGACTTCCGCTTCTTATAtttatcactaatacttttgttcCCAAAGCTTTCCCCAGCAGCTGTTTGGGCGTCTTCCTCTAGAGAATCAAGAACAGATGGCATTCCTTCAAACAATAAATTGAGACCATCATCCACTCCTCGTAATTTTCCCTCCTTGACCTTTAGCTTCTTTGAAAGTTTCGTTTCCAATTTTAGATCCTCCTCTACAGAAACAGCACCTTTTTGCATTCCCATATCAAGAAACTCTTcaaattttgttttcatattACCCTTCAAGCACTTCCGTCTTTTATCAATCTTCCACATAACAGAATTAGGATGTCTCAAGGAACCTAATTCAACCTTAGGTATTTTCAGATTGGTAGATTCCATTCCATCATGATCAACCTCAGGATCACCATCACTCCACAGAACACCTCCTTTTGAAATTTCATTTATTGAATTTTTTGatttcttcaaattttctaatgCTGGACCAGTTGAATTTCCCTTTGATTTCCATGATTTCTGTGAAATTTGGGCATCTCAATATTTGGAAAAAAAGTAAAAGATCTCCACATAAAATGTTTCTTATttcaagaaaaattaaaatgaaaattagagagagagagagagagagagagagaactccaACCTGATGTTGGCTCCAAGATAGAAATTTTTGTTTCTTCGTTGCTAATCGTTTCTCTTTTCGCCTCTCTAGGCGAGATTTCCCACCTAATTTatttattaacaaaaaaaaaagaaaaagaattttttttctctATGTTAGTACATTCACAAAAATTGAAGACTGAAATAGAAAATCAGATTTAGCACCACCTGAACCAGGGGAAAGAAAAACTTACCCATGCTTTCTAATTAAGCATTAACAAATGAACTGCACAAGGAAAACCAGAGCATGTCACTTTGCCACTTTGAAATTCAGTAACTAATGGTTATGAGAATTTTAGTTTGCAAAAAGGTAAAATAAGGGCTGCAAATAAGCCAAGCCGGGCCGAGCCAAGTTTGCCAGCTCGAGCTGGGCTCTAAGGCTTGAAAAAGAGCCCAAGCTCAAATTGAGTTTAACGTATGCTATTCAAGCTCGGCTCATTTAACATAAATACAACTCAAGCTCTACTCAACTAAATCTCATTTCACATTAATAAATGAGCTCAGCTAGACTCAAACCCCACCAGTGTGACAAAAGTGCATTTTGAGCATAATTTTTAATAacagcattttctaatatcatagaaatataatttttgtaaataatcAAATAACTGCAAGTTTATATCTAAGAAAAAAGGATGTTCCAAGTTCCAAGTTCCAATTACATGACCATGACGACATATCTAACATCCATAAGAAACATTACTAAAAAGTGATGAAATGATTGGTGTCCCCACAAACACCACAATATAGAAGATATCTAAGCTCAACATCAAATTATTGTCCAAGCACATGTCCCAACCAACATCCATAAAAAGAAAAGTATCTAATTTCAACAATTACATGAATAGATGAAGTTTAACCCCAACCATAGTTAATGGTAGATGCTAACATTTTTTATTCTTTCTAGTTTCTCCACCCTATTTTTCCCCCTCATCTATGCCCCAAGGGTAATAGCAACCCTTAACCCATGATCAAAAGGACTCACTGGCCTAAACATCAACTTGTCCAGCAAATCCTGTGGGTCCTGGTCATCCCCCCAAATACCCAATTGTTCCACAAACACAACTACTACTCTAGGAGACTAGGACCTAAGTCCCTTTGGCTCTATGGACAATCCAATTCATTATCAACTAATCAGGATCCTCATGTACAGATAATATGCCGTTGCCAGAGCTAACAACTTAATAGCACTCACAAGATCTCCTAAAAAATTTCTCTAATAATTGAATTGAAAAAATAGAAGAAACAAATACGAGGCAACAAACAAGGATTGGGTTCAGAATTGCCTGAAAAAACATCAAAAACTAGGTTCCCCAATTTATCAGGGCACCGAACCTTTTCTgcaaaaaaaacatattttatcaataCCGTGCAGATCAGAATATAAAGAACCATCTAAAACAACATCAACCATCTGCCTGTCGGCAATAGCCATATTTCATTCACAACAGCACCACTATTTTGCATTTCCCCAACCAAAAAAGAGTCAACCAAGCAAACAGACTGCAGATAGGGCTAAAAATGAACTGAGCCATGTCGAGTTTCAGCATGTTCAGGCCCAGCTCGGTAGTATCAGAACTCAGCTCAGGCTCAGGCTCAGGCTCAGGCTCAGGCTCAGTCTCAGGCTCGGGCTCGGGCTCGGCTCAGTTCAAGCTCAAGAAGTCACTATCGAGCTCAGCTCAGGGCTAAAATTATTGGCTCGGGCTCGCTTAGGCTCAAGCTTGGGCTTGGCCCATAACAAACAAAAATAAGCATGTACCATCATATAGTTTTATCTAAATATAAAGCAGAATCCTTAAACCTAATTATTTCGAAAATGACAAacaataattaaatatgtatCAACATATTGCTGCTTAAAAAGTTGTTAATTCCTATCAATCAATCACCCAAAATCACAAATGATTCAAAGCTGCTGCTGCAAAGAAACTAATTAAATCATTAAAGCTTGATCATCTAGTTTTAATATTTCAACgcatagaaaataaaataaagaacaTTTGTGAACCTTTTTAGAAACTTAACTATGTTCATATGATATAATCAGGCAAAGCCAAGCAGTGAGAGGTGAGAGCAATAAACAATAAGTATAATTGTTTAACTATAAATCATAAACAAAATTAGATAATATTTAGTTTTAACAACGTAACAAAAGCATGCataattaatttgtttttttgttgTATAAAAGAACCGGTATCTAATTTGTTCACAATATTTCTTGTTACCATCAGCAATTAGTGAATTTCCAGGTTCTGATGATAGTCCCACACAGAAGATGTTTCAGAACTCAGAAGGCATAACCCAGCTTGCCATGTTTATGAAGCAACTATATGAGTATGATGCTTGGATCAGTGTCACCCTTAGTGTcctttaagcttttaggtcacCTTATCGTGACAAAAAATGAATCCATAAACGGagagaaattttcaaaaaaaaaaacagagagagagagagagagagagagagaagagcagAGCAGAGCAGAGCAGAGATTGAGATAGTTGTAAGAAGAGATTGGAGGAGAAAGTAACCTCTATCGCGTGGCAGAGAGGCTGTGCGCCTGCGCCTGCGCCTGCGCCTGCGCTGCCTCTGGGCTCCTACCGGATATGGATGACGAAGACGGAGAGAGGCGAAGTGAGAAGTCCAAGCAGTTTGTAGAGTAGCAGTTGCAGAGGGGCGGAGCAGAGAGGCGACTGCCTGCTGGCAGTGGTAGGGCTGCAAACGACTGAAGTCTGAAGTGAAGCTGTGATTCTGTGAAGGGGCAAATTAGATTTAGGGTCCCGTTTGTTTTGCGACTGGAATCGCCAATAtagtcaaaatcaaaatgagCTGAAATTAGAgccaaaataaaatattcttctttgaaatacccaattaaaagaattgtttttttttttttttttacccctatttgaaaaaaaaaattctttcaaaaataattttcatacattaatatttatttaattttcagtaaaatttaaaaaataataataattaattataaaaaaatcacAATAGATATTCTGTCTCTTAAATGAATAGTTGCATAAAAAAAATGTTGCTCACATGTaatacaataaaattaaaaatactaactgttataaaaatattataatttttaatagaaagtatgaaaattaataattaaaaaatatcataTAATTTGTCTACTACAGCTTCCTATAGTGGTTCcaacaatttgaaatttaaacaaatgcaattaatcttaatttattttttttatgggttaacatattttaatatttatctAAGATATATGATTAAAAGTTCTATCTTGTATGACATTACCGTCATGGTCCGCATCAACTATCAATTGAATAAATACAAGTTCAGAGAGTAATTTGTTTAAATCCAAACATACACCCAAAATACTACAACTACATTAATAGTTTTAATTTATaactccctaaaaataataaaaatatttaaaatagtaAGTTCATCATAAATTACTCAAGTTTATATTATCCATATAGAGTCCTAGTGACTACCAACTAGTTTTGCCAATACTATGATCTATTAGTCTAATAATATACTCTTGCCAATACTAAATGATTTCTATTTTAGTTGATGCTTCTAAATTAAACGATTATTGAACTACTTTATTGCTTCTATCATTCATTTTATTTTCGTGTGTTATTGTTCTAGCCATAGGAACAAAATATTGCACTCCGTCATAAATAAAAGACCCAAAAATGTTAGACATATTCTCAAATTTTTTTAGCATTGGGTCACTAGAATATTCCAAACCCTTTTCATCCTTATGCTTATTTGCATCAtcgtttttctattttttgaagTTACTAGATGGCACCCTCAACGAATGATGATATTGTGAACTTTATTCACCTTCACCATGAATCATTACATCATATTCATTAGTGTTAAGATTTGTTGCATCTTCTTCTTCCATATTATGCACAACATCCACAAATGTTTCAACAAAATCACCTATTATCGGATCTTTTCCATATACCTCTCCAAAAGCCTCAAAATATGGGAAGGAAACTCCATATAATCATCTAGCTTCTTTGTGCCCCTGACATTTAAAAATATCGCATACAATATAAATTTTGAACAACTTAAATTATTTAATAGATTTAAGAAGTACCGTTTATAACTTACCTTGCACCATTCATCATAAGCTTATTTCTCACACAAAATCACCTTCTTTGTGTCATCCCACGTGAAACCACTCTTACCCAACATTTTCATATATTGCATGATATTTTTGCTTTAAAATCTTCACCCTTGACCCTATATGGGCTGACCTTCAGGACACAGTTATGGATTTTTTGTGCAAGAATCTCCTCTACATGTGCAAGATATCCATTCATAAATCCAGTGTCTGTTTTCTATTGAGGATCTATGGACAGTTCTAACAAGCAATCAACCAAAACTTCATCCTCAAAATGTGTCCATTGACATTAGTTTTTCCTCTACCACAAGTAGATTATATACTTTCACCGATGTTCATCCTATTGCGTTCAAATATTACCATGATCTTTAAATTAATCATTATAAGCACTTTAAAATAACTAATAAAATTTAGAGCAAACAATTTATGAATGCATGATGGGTAAAACAATTAAAGAACACGAAATACTAAGTTCAAGCAAACATttgacaaaaataaattaacatagTGCAAATATAGTTAAAAATATCACCGCCTACATATAACTCTCCAAGAATTAAAAATTTGTTGAGCTAATGTATTCCTAAAATTTATGCATTTATCAGTAGATGAAATAGTTGTAGTAAACTCAATTTCACCATTTTCATCCTCCTTAGTGCCATCATTGCAACATCACATATGAGTTCTATAATTTCCTTAAGCATTTCTCTTATTATCCGATTATGTCAAAGAGTACATGCCATTATAATGCGGCATTGAGTTTTAATTGGAAAGTAtgaatgtaagaacccgaaccgtgataactgggtttaaataaacaagagaagggcaaattgggaatttggtatatttcgttgacgaagtcagaattcgttgacgaagcccatgtaagtctcatcgatgaagttcagagactcgtcaacgaggagaagccgaggagtatCGAAAAAACCGATGAtctcagactcgtcgacgaggccaccgattcgtcaatgaaggcaatggaagattcgtcgatgagaacaccatttcgtcgacaagttaggccgagtcaaagggctataaatagggattttcattacttcttcattaagaaacttcaatcctatctctctctctctaaaactctccctactctctctctctctctctctctctctctctctctctctctctctctctctctagatttcttcaccgatcgtttcTGGAATCGGAAGTCTGaaattaccacgaggatcatggaaggattctctacaacttctatggatcagaatctcatttcagagattttcgggttttggcaaaaaatcgaggtaaggctcaattttcaattctgatccagtagttttgtaggtaacggt
This window of the Malania oleifera isolate guangnan ecotype guangnan chromosome 6, ASM2987363v1, whole genome shotgun sequence genome carries:
- the LOC131157992 gene encoding uncharacterized protein LOC131157992 isoform X1, producing MGGKSRLERRKEKRLATKKQKFLSWSQHQKSWKSKGNSTGPALENLKKSKNSINEISKGGVLWSDGDPEVDHDGMESTNLKIPKVELGSLRHPNSVMWKIDKRRKCLKGNMKTKFEEFLDMGMQKGAVSVEEDLKLETKLSKKLKVKEGKLRGVDDGLNLLFEGMPSVLDSLEEDAQTAAGESFGNKSISDKYKKRKSSQQGLGNEVKPKKKMHRREVDVSGNKGELSEQELGVEAAIGVSNPMEACHVEGALENVLDEVTVLEKNAKYVAPHMRSREGDDLGHSQIRRRVRGLLNKLSESNVESITQEMSTIFHSVSRIAGSQIISKEVLASCSGGPRGNEQYAAVFAAFVAGMACLVGIDFSANLVASLAKSFEDEYLEEDNLSLRNLTLLLAYLCIYGVCSSDLIYDFLNMLSKRLSEADVATILTILQCCGVKLRGDDPTAMKNFVFSVQNMVNGLKLSGHGQEKINNKRMEFMLETICDIKNNKKRPKEDPAQHTRIKKWLHKQLRVEDISIRGVKWSKLLDPNKKGQWWLSGDLTSARDTVQEVASTIDKEALEAQKMLQLAASQRMNTDSRRAIFCIIMSGEDYIDAFEKLLRLDLPGKQDREIIRVLVECSLQEKMFNKYYTVLASKLCDHDKNHKFTLQYCLWDHFKELESMPLIRLMHLSRFVAEMLSSFTLSLSVLKTVELSDTGLLTPKRIMHFRLLFEALFEYPEKLVWNIFTRVAVIPELEDFRSGLEFFINRYVVGTNKAITEKFRVAKKALNNVEGVLM
- the LOC131157992 gene encoding uncharacterized protein LOC131157992 isoform X2 yields the protein MGGKSRLERRKEKRLATKKQKFLSWSQHQKSWKSKGNSTGPALENLKKSKNSINEISKGGVLWSDGDPEVDHDGMESTNLKIPKVELGSLRHPNSVMWKIDKRRKCLKGNMKTKFEEFLDMGMQKGAVSVEEDLKLETKLSKKLKVKEGKLRGVDDGLNLLFEGMPSVLDSLEEDAQTAAGESFGNKSISDKYKKRKSSQQGLGNEVKPKKKMHRREVDVSGNKGELSEQELGVEAAIGVSNPMEACHVEGALENVLDEVTVLEKNAKYVAPHMRSREGDDLGHSQIRRRVRGLLNKLSESNVESITQEMSTIFHSVSRIAGSQIISKEVLASCSGGPRGNEQYAAVFAAFVAGMACLVGIDFSANLVASLAKSFEDEYLEEDNLSLRNLTLLLAYLCIYGVCSSDLIYDFLNMLSKRLSEADVATILTILQCCGVKLRGDDPTAMKNFVFSVQNMVNGLKLSGHGQEKINNKRMEFMLETICDIKNNKKRPKEDPAQHTRIKKWLHKLRVEDISIRGVKWSKLLDPNKKGQWWLSGDLTSARDTVQEVASTIDKEALEAQKMLQLAASQRMNTDSRRAIFCIIMSGEDYIDAFEKLLRLDLPGKQDREIIRVLVECSLQEKMFNKYYTVLASKLCDHDKNHKFTLQYCLWDHFKELESMPLIRLMHLSRFVAEMLSSFTLSLSVLKTVELSDTGLLTPKRIMHFRLLFEALFEYPEKLVWNIFTRVAVIPELEDFRSGLEFFINRYVVGTNKAITEKFRVAKKALNNVEGVLM